One Bacillus sp. 1780r2a1 DNA segment encodes these proteins:
- a CDS encoding LysM peptidoglycan-binding domain-containing protein gives MRPLIESIKHYTTFFVVIAALTYVLTLLLGADRVELEKYTTVTIAKGDTIWELSQEYSKHHNLSPNEFVEWVQNMNELTVPSTQSLSPGDQLYIPVLKSELASDHQIAFDK, from the coding sequence ATGAGACCATTAATTGAATCTATTAAGCATTACACTACCTTTTTTGTGGTTATCGCCGCACTTACATATGTCTTGACGTTATTATTAGGAGCAGATAGAGTGGAGTTAGAAAAATACACAACTGTTACCATTGCAAAGGGTGATACTATTTGGGAATTATCCCAAGAATATAGTAAGCATCATAATTTATCACCAAACGAATTTGTAGAATGGGTCCAAAATATGAATGAGCTAACTGTTCCATCTACACAGTCGCTTTCTCCGGGAGATCAGCTATATATTCCGGTACTAAAATCTGAGTTAGCAAGTGATCATCAGATTGCTTTTGATAAATGA
- the lexA gene encoding transcriptional repressor LexA — translation MKLSKRQQEILDFIKHEVKLKGYPPSVREIGEAVGLASSSTVHGHLARLESKGLIRRDPTKPRAIEILQAEADVTIPHSAVINVPVIGKVTAGFPITAIENVEEYFPLPDKYASPDEQVFMLEIMGESMIEAGILDGDMVIVRQQQTANNGDIVVAMTEDNEATVKRFFKEDNFVRLQPENSTMAPIILRHVTILGKVIGVYRSIH, via the coding sequence ATGAAGCTATCAAAACGGCAACAAGAAATACTAGATTTCATTAAGCATGAAGTGAAATTAAAAGGATATCCGCCATCTGTTCGTGAAATTGGTGAAGCAGTTGGTTTAGCATCTAGTTCAACAGTTCACGGGCACTTAGCTCGTTTAGAAAGCAAAGGGCTAATTCGTAGAGATCCAACAAAACCAAGAGCAATTGAGATTCTTCAAGCAGAGGCTGATGTGACCATTCCACACAGCGCAGTGATAAATGTTCCTGTTATTGGTAAAGTTACGGCGGGTTTTCCAATTACTGCAATTGAAAATGTAGAAGAGTACTTTCCATTACCTGACAAGTATGCCTCTCCTGATGAGCAAGTATTTATGCTAGAAATCATGGGAGAAAGTATGATTGAAGCTGGTATCTTAGATGGAGATATGGTAATTGTTCGCCAACAACAAACAGCTAATAACGGCGATATTGTTGTAGCAATGACCGAAGACAACGAAGCAACTGTAAAACGTTTCTTTAAAGAAGATAATTTTGTTCGCTTACAGCCAGAAAACTCTACAATGGCACCTATTATCTTACGCCATGTAACTATTTTAGGAAAAGTCATTGGAGTATACCGTTCTATTCATTAA
- the sirA gene encoding sporulation inhibitor of replication protein SirA, whose amino-acid sequence MRTYEVYLMEDEVAKAYFQREKLVFQLFVDYKMKRGLEDQYLQKQVEYITRPLAISYIQRAILQTFSQYPHFFIHNDHFVLEYPHKKSRASLKINSQCITIEGDGNVDAETAFFEVLRKLDACYLAINYGTEEYGWLRPVKTRKYV is encoded by the coding sequence ATGAGAACATATGAAGTATATTTAATGGAAGACGAAGTAGCAAAAGCATATTTTCAGAGAGAGAAGCTTGTTTTTCAACTATTTGTGGATTATAAAATGAAGAGAGGCTTAGAAGATCAATATCTTCAAAAACAGGTTGAATACATTACAAGACCTCTTGCTATTTCATACATTCAGCGCGCAATACTTCAAACATTTTCTCAATACCCTCACTTCTTTATACACAATGATCATTTCGTTTTAGAATACCCACATAAAAAAAGTCGAGCTTCACTCAAAATAAATAGTCAATGTATAACGATTGAAGGAGATGGAAATGTTGATGCAGAGACCGCTTTCTTTGAAGTGCTGCGAAAGCTTGATGCGTGCTATTTAGCAATTAATTATGGGACAGAAGAGTACGGGTGGCTAAGACCTGTTAAAACAAGAAAATATGTGTAA
- a CDS encoding iron-hydroxamate ABC transporter substrate-binding protein gives MKKLLTIPFLLLLAILVSACGNNAETVSQNEGGNKSETFTYEAENGSIEVPKSPKRIIALSNGPNVMSLDGNIVGIDEWSSANPLFKEKVKGVEVVSEDDLEKIMELEPDLIIAGSEMKNIKKLSEIAPTVAFTWGKLDYLSQQIEIGKLLNKEAEATAWVDDFKKRAAAAGEEIRAKIGEDATVSVIESGNKEFYVFGNNYARGTEILYQAMGLNMPEKVKETALKSGIHTISAELLPEFAGDYMILSKYADGDNSFLKTAVWKNIPAVKNGQVFEINAKASTYSDPITLEHLLSFYEKSFLKE, from the coding sequence CTGAAGAAGCTCTTAACTATTCCATTTTTGCTGTTGCTTGCGATACTAGTGAGTGCGTGTGGTAACAACGCAGAAACGGTCTCTCAAAACGAAGGTGGAAACAAAAGTGAAACATTTACGTATGAAGCTGAAAATGGATCGATAGAAGTTCCTAAAAGCCCCAAGCGTATTATCGCTCTTTCTAACGGCCCTAACGTAATGTCTCTAGATGGCAACATCGTTGGAATTGATGAATGGAGCAGCGCAAACCCACTTTTTAAAGAAAAAGTAAAAGGGGTAGAAGTTGTATCAGAAGATGATTTAGAAAAAATTATGGAGTTAGAGCCTGATTTAATCATTGCTGGCTCAGAAATGAAAAACATAAAAAAATTAAGCGAAATTGCTCCTACCGTTGCTTTTACATGGGGGAAGCTTGACTATTTATCACAGCAAATTGAAATCGGAAAGCTACTAAATAAAGAAGCTGAAGCTACCGCATGGGTCGATGATTTTAAAAAGCGTGCAGCTGCTGCTGGTGAAGAAATTCGTGCAAAAATCGGTGAAGACGCGACGGTTTCGGTTATTGAAAGTGGCAACAAAGAATTTTATGTGTTTGGAAACAACTACGCACGCGGAACGGAAATCTTATATCAAGCTATGGGTTTAAACATGCCTGAAAAAGTTAAAGAAACGGCGCTTAAATCCGGTATTCATACGATTTCTGCCGAGCTTCTTCCTGAGTTTGCTGGTGATTATATGATTTTAAGTAAGTATGCAGACGGGGACAATTCATTTTTAAAAACAGCAGTATGGAAAAACATCCCTGCTGTAAAAAATGGCCAGGTTTTTGAAATCAATGCCAAAGCATCAACTTACAGCGATCCTATTACGCTAGAACATCTTTTAAGCTTTTATGAAAAGTCATTCCTTAAAGAATAA
- a CDS encoding CPBP family intramembrane metalloprotease, translating to MNWNKRIWSWKELTLLLGLVFIVVPIAIEYLFKKELNAILQNDLYAGTLTGLVMAILFTVGVYVVALRPNHLHWTEVGLKTFPQKAWITITWLTLLLIIMSIIAVIVMELLGIGTSNQKTESLQSRLTFMNFMIGFISASIVSPVYEEIFYRGFLYRWFRRWGIFNATLISSLLFTLAHLPTYNTLLVNFISGIILCWAYEKTGSVVPGMIIHGVFNGIAIVLAALA from the coding sequence ATGAATTGGAATAAGCGTATATGGAGTTGGAAAGAACTAACGCTATTATTAGGCCTTGTGTTTATTGTTGTACCTATTGCAATTGAATATCTTTTCAAAAAAGAGCTAAACGCTATTTTACAAAATGATTTATATGCGGGTACATTAACTGGATTGGTGATGGCCATTCTTTTCACAGTAGGTGTTTACGTAGTAGCTTTACGGCCTAATCATCTTCATTGGACAGAAGTAGGATTAAAAACATTCCCTCAAAAGGCTTGGATAACCATTACTTGGCTAACTCTTCTATTAATTATAATGAGTATCATAGCTGTGATAGTAATGGAGTTACTTGGCATTGGTACAAGCAATCAAAAAACTGAAAGTCTTCAATCACGTTTAACCTTTATGAATTTTATGATTGGTTTTATATCAGCTAGTATTGTTTCTCCTGTATACGAAGAAATTTTTTATCGAGGTTTTCTGTATCGTTGGTTTCGACGATGGGGTATTTTCAATGCCACTCTTATCAGCTCATTATTATTTACATTGGCTCACTTGCCAACCTACAATACATTGCTAGTTAATTTCATATCTGGCATTATTCTATGCTGGGCTTATGAAAAAACAGGTTCTGTGGTACCGGGAATGATTATCCACGGCGTTTTTAACGGAATTGCGATTGTATTGGCAGCTCTGGCTTAA
- a CDS encoding recombinase family protein: MKAVIYCRVSTDKEAQETSLKRQEEELMQLAKVHNFTVGEVISEKASGYEVDREGILEVLELVKSEGVSTLLIQDETRLGRGNARIALLHALNKEKVAIYTISHQGQLQLSEADSMLLNIISLVEEHQRKLHNAKIKRGMKRAVANGYHPEHNLKNQHVNSGRDRKEVPIEEIVQLRNNGLTFAEIAVTLKGFGYKVSKATVHRRYQEYCDDQGELLAKKQEI, encoded by the coding sequence ATGAAAGCAGTTATCTATTGTCGAGTAAGTACAGATAAAGAAGCGCAAGAAACATCGTTAAAGAGGCAGGAAGAAGAGTTAATGCAGCTTGCTAAGGTGCATAATTTTACAGTTGGTGAAGTTATCTCTGAAAAAGCGAGCGGTTATGAAGTTGACCGAGAAGGAATATTAGAAGTGTTAGAATTGGTAAAATCAGAAGGTGTTTCGACCTTGCTCATTCAGGATGAGACACGACTAGGACGAGGGAATGCAAGGATTGCTTTATTACATGCATTAAATAAGGAAAAAGTAGCAATTTATACGATTAGTCATCAGGGACAGCTACAGCTATCAGAAGCTGATTCCATGTTGTTAAACATCATTAGCTTGGTAGAGGAACATCAAAGGAAATTACATAATGCAAAGATTAAACGAGGGATGAAAAGAGCGGTTGCCAATGGTTATCATCCAGAGCATAATTTAAAGAACCAGCATGTAAACTCAGGTAGAGACCGAAAGGAAGTTCCTATAGAAGAGATTGTACAACTACGTAACAACGGCTTAACGTTTGCAGAAATTGCTGTCACCCTAAAGGGCTTTGGCTATAAGGTGTCAAAAGCAACTGTACATCGTCGCTATCAGGAGTACTGCGATGATCAAGGCGAGCTTCTTGCTAAAAAACAAGAGATTTAG
- the tkt gene encoding transketolase, with product MTQRIEDLSIATIRTLSIDAIEKANSGHPGMPMGAAPMAYTLWTKFMNINPSNPDWFNRDRFVLSAGHGSALLYSLLHLAGYDLSIDDLKNFRQWGSKTPGHPEYGHTAGVDATTGPLGQGIAMAVGKAMAERHLAETYNKEGLEIVDHFTYGICGDGDLMEGVSAEAASLAAHLKLGRLVVLYDSNDISLDGDLDRSFSENVEDRFKAYGWQVIRVEDGNDLEELSNAIEAAKADLSRPTLIEVKTTIGYGSPNHAGTSGVHGAPLGADETKLTKEAYSWTFEEDFYVPEEVYAHFKATIADEGAKKEKEWNDVFAQYKEKHPELAAQFELAVQGKLPEGWEQQLPVYETGSSLATRASSGEVLNAVAQAVPQFFGGSADLAGSNKTMIKGAEDFTAKAYSGRNIWFGVREFAMGAALNGMALHGGVKVFGGTFFVFSDYLRPAIRLAALMKLPVTYVFTHDSIAVGEDGPTHEPIEQLPSLRAMPGLSVIRPADANETAAAWRLSLESTDTPTALVLTRQNLPTLEGTNETAYEGVSKGAYVVSKAGKEQADALLLATGSEVSLAVDAQKALEAEGISVAVVSMPSWDRFEKQSAEYKESVIPKSVKKRLGIEMASTLGWERYVGDEGQVLGINHFGASAPGETIMKEFGFTVENVVARVKSMLNA from the coding sequence ATGACACAACGTATTGAAGATCTTTCAATTGCAACAATTCGTACTTTATCAATTGATGCTATCGAAAAAGCAAACTCAGGTCACCCAGGTATGCCAATGGGAGCAGCTCCAATGGCTTACACGCTATGGACAAAGTTTATGAACATTAATCCATCAAATCCAGATTGGTTTAACCGTGATCGCTTTGTTTTATCAGCAGGACATGGTTCAGCACTTTTATATAGCTTATTACACTTAGCAGGCTATGACCTATCAATCGACGATTTAAAAAACTTCCGTCAATGGGGAAGTAAGACACCGGGTCATCCAGAGTATGGTCACACAGCAGGTGTTGATGCAACAACTGGTCCATTAGGACAAGGAATTGCAATGGCGGTTGGTAAAGCAATGGCCGAGCGTCATTTAGCTGAAACATATAACAAAGAGGGACTTGAAATCGTTGACCACTTTACATACGGTATTTGTGGTGACGGAGACTTAATGGAAGGTGTATCAGCTGAAGCAGCTTCACTAGCAGCGCACTTGAAATTAGGTCGCCTTGTCGTGCTTTATGATTCAAACGACATCTCATTAGACGGAGACTTAGACCGTTCATTCTCTGAGAACGTAGAAGATCGTTTCAAAGCTTATGGATGGCAAGTAATTCGCGTAGAAGATGGAAATGACTTAGAAGAGCTTTCAAATGCAATTGAAGCAGCTAAAGCAGATCTTTCTCGTCCAACTTTAATTGAAGTTAAAACAACAATTGGCTATGGCTCTCCAAACCATGCAGGAACATCAGGCGTTCATGGTGCTCCACTAGGCGCAGATGAGACAAAATTAACAAAAGAGGCTTACAGCTGGACGTTTGAAGAAGATTTCTATGTGCCAGAAGAAGTTTATGCTCACTTTAAAGCAACGATTGCTGATGAAGGTGCAAAGAAAGAAAAAGAATGGAACGACGTTTTTGCTCAGTATAAAGAAAAACATCCTGAGCTAGCCGCTCAATTCGAATTAGCTGTCCAAGGTAAACTTCCAGAGGGCTGGGAACAACAATTACCTGTATATGAAACAGGTTCAAGCTTAGCAACTCGTGCTTCATCAGGTGAAGTATTAAACGCAGTAGCACAAGCTGTCCCTCAATTCTTTGGTGGTTCAGCAGACCTTGCTGGTTCAAACAAAACAATGATTAAAGGTGCAGAAGACTTTACTGCAAAAGCTTACAGTGGACGCAACATCTGGTTTGGTGTTCGTGAATTTGCAATGGGTGCAGCGCTTAACGGTATGGCTCTTCATGGTGGTGTGAAAGTATTCGGAGGTACATTCTTCGTATTCTCTGATTACCTACGTCCAGCAATTCGTCTAGCAGCATTAATGAAGCTGCCTGTTACGTATGTATTTACTCATGACAGTATTGCAGTTGGTGAAGATGGTCCAACACATGAGCCAATTGAGCAACTACCTTCATTACGTGCAATGCCTGGTCTATCAGTTATTCGTCCAGCAGATGCTAACGAAACAGCTGCAGCGTGGCGTTTATCATTAGAGTCTACAGATACGCCAACAGCGCTTGTGTTAACTCGTCAAAACTTACCGACTCTTGAGGGTACAAATGAAACTGCTTATGAAGGTGTTTCAAAAGGAGCTTACGTTGTATCAAAAGCAGGTAAAGAACAAGCGGACGCACTTCTACTTGCAACTGGTTCTGAAGTAAGCTTAGCAGTAGACGCACAAAAAGCACTTGAAGCAGAAGGTATTTCAGTGGCTGTTGTCAGCATGCCATCATGGGATCGCTTTGAGAAGCAGTCAGCTGAGTATAAAGAAAGTGTTATTCCAAAATCAGTGAAGAAGCGCTTAGGTATTGAAATGGCTTCGACATTAGGTTGGGAACGTTACGTAGGTGACGAAGGTCAAGTTCTTGGCATTAACCACTTCGGTGCTTCTGCTCCTGGTGAAACAATTATGAAGGAATTTGGCTTCACAGTTGAGAACGTTGTAGCAAGAGTAAAAAGCATGTTAAATGCATAA
- a CDS encoding peptidoglycan-binding protein, whose translation MQNRSVHNPLIIDVSHHQGKIDWNRVARSGVQGAYIKLTEGKTFTDPRVYENYDGAKRAGLPVGFYHYAHCTNDPKQEVAFFLQQLQSMEFDFPPCLDLEVNKGKSPEFVSRFGQAWLKEMEKNTGVQPLLYSGYHFAKTYFSKELSHYPLWIARYSSSNRAEGFDCPGNLLGWSEWAMFQYTDQGKVEGISTHVDLNEMNIAFFQDITEAKPGILSTVATSFQQIKSQFVKRPKSSLPKSILKKGARGEEVYTLQKALASVYFYPNKSAPNHGIDGIYGANTADAVARFQKVYLPKEVDGIYGPNVRVKLEKVMKEQ comes from the coding sequence ATGCAAAATCGTAGTGTGCATAATCCATTGATTATTGATGTGTCACATCATCAAGGAAAAATTGATTGGAACCGAGTAGCTAGATCCGGCGTGCAGGGGGCATATATTAAGTTAACAGAAGGGAAAACGTTTACAGATCCAAGGGTATATGAGAATTACGATGGAGCTAAGAGAGCTGGTTTACCTGTTGGCTTTTATCACTATGCGCACTGTACCAACGACCCTAAACAGGAAGTGGCCTTTTTTTTACAGCAGCTTCAGTCAATGGAGTTTGATTTTCCCCCATGCCTAGATTTAGAAGTCAATAAAGGGAAAAGTCCTGAGTTTGTCTCTAGGTTTGGACAAGCATGGCTAAAGGAAATGGAGAAAAATACAGGTGTACAGCCGTTGTTATATAGCGGCTACCACTTTGCTAAAACATACTTCTCAAAGGAACTTTCTCATTATCCTCTTTGGATTGCTCGTTATAGTAGCAGCAATCGCGCAGAAGGATTTGATTGCCCGGGAAATCTACTTGGTTGGTCAGAATGGGCCATGTTTCAATATACAGATCAGGGAAAAGTTGAAGGAATTTCTACACATGTCGACTTAAATGAAATGAACATTGCGTTTTTTCAAGATATCACTGAGGCCAAGCCAGGCATACTAAGCACAGTGGCAACCTCTTTTCAACAAATAAAAAGTCAATTTGTGAAAAGACCTAAATCTTCTCTCCCCAAGAGCATATTAAAGAAGGGAGCAAGGGGAGAAGAAGTATACACGCTTCAAAAAGCTCTGGCATCAGTTTACTTTTATCCTAATAAATCGGCTCCTAATCATGGCATAGATGGAATTTATGGAGCAAATACGGCTGATGCGGTTGCTCGTTTTCAAAAGGTCTATTTGCCAAAGGAAGTAGATGGAATTTACGGACCGAATGTTCGAGTAAAATTAGAGAAAGTGATGAAAGAACAATGA
- a CDS encoding YneF family protein: protein MWPYILVGILALLAGVALGFFIARKYMMSYFKKNPPINEQMLKMMMMQMGMKPSQKKINQMMKAMNSQIK, encoded by the coding sequence ATGTGGCCATATATTCTAGTTGGTATTCTAGCATTGCTTGCTGGGGTAGCGCTAGGATTTTTCATTGCTCGTAAATACATGATGAGCTACTTTAAGAAAAATCCACCAATTAATGAACAAATGTTAAAAATGATGATGATGCAAATGGGCATGAAACCATCACAGAAGAAGATTAACCAAATGATGAAAGCGATGAACAGCCAAATTAAATAA
- a CDS encoding DUF896 domain-containing protein encodes MLSKDKMARINHLSKKSKAEGLTEAEATEQQELRKEYLQTFRQSMTNHLHTIKVVDEKGNDVTPKKLKDSKKKRLH; translated from the coding sequence ATGTTGTCTAAAGATAAAATGGCACGAATCAATCACCTATCTAAAAAATCAAAGGCGGAAGGTTTAACAGAAGCTGAAGCCACAGAGCAGCAAGAGCTTCGTAAAGAATACTTACAAACGTTCCGTCAATCAATGACAAATCACCTTCATACAATCAAAGTCGTTGATGAAAAAGGGAATGACGTAACCCCTAAAAAACTGAAAGATAGCAAAAAGAAGCGTCTACACTAA
- a CDS encoding ABC transporter transmembrane domain-containing protein encodes MNIFRDLGWFFKQEKKAYIIGILLLIAVALLQLVPPRVIGWAVDAIESKSLSKETLLHMVIFLGAAAVGSYGMRYMWRVMIFGAAVKLARQMRNKLYEHFTKMNQTFYQNKRTGDLMAHATNDIQAIQQTAGIGVLTLADSVITGGVVLITMAVTISWKLTIISLLPMPLMAWLTSKYGTMLHKRFGEAQAAFSSLNDKVQESITGVKVVKTFGKEASEVNMFTKQSADVVEKNMKVARVDALFDPTISFIVSWSFLFALIFGSRMVVSNEITLGELVTFTTYLGLLVWPMLAFGWLFNIVERGRASYDRVFALLQEKNEIVESDQPITKSPKGAIVVQVNRFVYPGTDEVVLKDIHFALQEGQTLGIVGKTGAGKTTLLKLLIREFDLTVGDIYFDQHSIKSYSFDSLYNSIGYVPQDHFLFSTTVGENIAFSNLDAPHSDIERVAQLAHVHEDIMCFTHGYDTIVGEKGVSLSGGQKQRLSIARALLQNPQMLFLDDSLSAVDGKTEALILKSLKQHRQNKTTVITTHRLSAVAHADLILVIEGGQIIQRGRHEELLQAHGWYQEMYKRQQLEKIVEAGGYKYHEK; translated from the coding sequence GTGAATATATTTCGTGATTTGGGATGGTTTTTTAAGCAAGAAAAGAAAGCATATATTATAGGGATTTTACTTTTGATAGCGGTTGCTTTACTTCAGCTAGTGCCACCTCGTGTTATTGGATGGGCAGTAGATGCTATTGAAAGTAAAAGTTTATCGAAAGAAACCCTTCTCCATATGGTGATCTTTTTAGGAGCAGCTGCTGTCGGTTCATATGGTATGAGGTACATGTGGCGAGTTATGATTTTTGGGGCAGCTGTTAAACTGGCAAGGCAAATGCGTAATAAGCTGTATGAACACTTCACAAAAATGAATCAAACTTTTTATCAAAATAAACGCACTGGTGATTTGATGGCTCATGCAACGAACGATATTCAAGCTATTCAACAAACAGCTGGCATTGGTGTATTAACACTTGCAGATTCTGTTATTACAGGGGGTGTTGTATTAATAACAATGGCTGTAACAATCAGCTGGAAACTAACGATAATTAGCTTATTACCTATGCCCTTAATGGCCTGGTTAACGAGTAAATACGGCACGATGCTACATAAAAGATTTGGAGAAGCTCAAGCGGCTTTTTCCTCTTTAAACGATAAGGTACAAGAAAGTATTACGGGTGTAAAAGTTGTAAAAACGTTCGGAAAAGAAGCATCAGAAGTCAATATGTTTACGAAACAATCAGCTGATGTTGTCGAAAAGAATATGAAAGTAGCGAGAGTTGATGCTTTATTTGACCCTACTATTTCGTTTATTGTGAGCTGGTCTTTTTTATTTGCTCTTATTTTTGGGTCACGAATGGTTGTAAGCAATGAAATTACGCTAGGAGAATTAGTTACATTTACTACGTACCTTGGGCTGTTAGTATGGCCGATGCTGGCGTTTGGTTGGCTTTTCAACATAGTCGAAAGAGGAAGGGCGTCATATGATCGAGTTTTTGCTCTGCTACAAGAAAAAAATGAGATTGTCGAGAGTGACCAACCTATCACAAAAAGCCCCAAAGGAGCGATTGTGGTACAGGTTAATCGCTTTGTATATCCAGGTACAGATGAAGTGGTTCTTAAAGATATCCACTTTGCCTTACAGGAAGGTCAGACGCTTGGAATTGTAGGGAAAACAGGAGCTGGAAAAACAACGTTACTAAAACTGCTTATTCGGGAATTCGATTTGACGGTTGGAGATATTTATTTTGATCAGCATAGCATTAAATCTTATAGCTTTGATTCTTTATATAATAGCATTGGTTACGTCCCGCAGGACCATTTCTTATTTTCAACGACAGTCGGAGAAAATATTGCGTTTTCGAATCTAGATGCTCCTCATTCAGATATAGAGCGAGTGGCACAGTTGGCACATGTTCATGAAGACATCATGTGCTTTACACATGGATATGACACCATTGTAGGAGAAAAAGGTGTTTCTTTATCAGGTGGACAAAAGCAGCGGTTATCAATTGCTCGGGCGCTATTACAGAATCCTCAAATGCTTTTTTTAGACGACTCACTTTCAGCAGTTGATGGGAAAACAGAAGCCCTTATTTTGAAATCTTTAAAGCAGCATCGTCAAAATAAAACAACAGTTATTACTACTCATCGACTTAGTGCAGTTGCGCATGCGGATTTAATTTTGGTCATTGAAGGTGGACAAATTATTCAGCGTGGAAGACATGAAGAACTTTTACAGGCACACGGATGGTATCAAGAAATGTATAAAAGGCAGCAGCTAGAAAAGATTGTAGAAGCTGGAGGCTATAAATATCATGAAAAATAG